In Candidatus Electrothrix scaldis, the genomic window CATTGTTACATCCTTCTAATAGGCAAAGTACACATTCCGTACAATAAAAAAAGGACCGGCATAAGCCGATCCTTTCAAGACAATATACAAAAAAGCTGGATGCGCGAAGCTAGCTCAACTTAGCAGCCAAATGCTTTCTGCATGTTAGGAATTGTCTGTTTTTTGCGGCTCATCATGCCGGGAATCCACATAGAATTACCATCCAGCTTGGCATCAAATGCAGACTCGACAAGGGCAGGATCATCAGATAGAACAACCAAGTCAGTCCCTTCTTTCACTACATCCGTCAGCATAAGAAGAATGGTGTGATGTCCACCAGCTGCTTTCTGCTCTTCCATAGCCTTGTACAGATCATCACGAATCTCAGCAACCTGATCCAAAGTAGCAAGCTCAAGCTGACCACATCCGACCTTTTTACCTTTCATATCAAAATCTTTGTAATCGCGGTTCAGCAGGTCTTTGGCAGGCACTCCAGCAACAGAGCTTTTTGCTTTGAGCATCTCCATGAACAATTCATCAGTATCTTCTACAGAAGCAATCCCCTTCAACTCAGCTACAGCTTTTTTATCCTCTTCGGTGCAGGTCGGGGATTTGAAGTTTACAGTATCGCTGAGGATAGCAGACAGCATCAAGCCA contains:
- a CDS encoding manganese-dependent inorganic pyrophosphatase; amino-acid sequence: MAVYVTGHKNPDTDSVTAAIAYAELLKAGGQDAIASMQGKMNPETEAVLNRFGVAAPEIMTDAAGKTVALVDHSDLAQAPDNLNADSVVAIVDHHKIGDVTTNNPIFCYVKPVGCTGTVLKQLYDTEGVAVEPKVAGLMLSAILSDTVNFKSPTCTEEDKKAVAELKGIASVEDTDELFMEMLKAKSSVAGVPAKDLLNRDYKDFDMKGKKVGCGQLELATLDQVAEIRDDLYKAMEEQKAAGGHHTILLMLTDVVKEGTDLVVLSDDPALVESAFDAKLDGNSMWIPGMMSRKKQTIPNMQKAFGC